TAACTTTTCAGTTGGAAGACCTCACACCTGTTTCCTTGTGACAAACTGAATCATGTTATTATAGCTTATATACTTTGAAACAGGGGATCATTTTAATCCGAATGCACTTGGACTTAAGACTTAAGATACTTTTCAGAAAATGAGCATCAACTTTTAAAACTTCTCTCACACTTGCAGAGAAAGCAAAGAAACTAAAACCATCTGTTTTCAATTTGAAGAAGTACGTCATGCTTttacatgttttgttattcTCTAGGAAACTGATCATGGACACGGCCCTCCCTGTTACTGCTTTCAGTGGCAATGTGACTCCAACTATAAACTACGAATGAAGGTAAGATTAAACCAGCcaagctgacacacacacttcctgtatGTGGTTGATTATTCTGCTCAGATCCCACTGTGTTAAAGTCTGTGATGCCTCTGTATCTTTGTCTGCGCTTTGCTGTCgactttgttttcactttccatCTTATATAAACTGGCTGAGATTTTTAGTTTCCTCTAACTGTGTCATAAGCCATAACATGGATTCTGGCTCTGTTCCTCTGAACGGCCCAGTGAGATTCCAAGTGTACGATTCTGGTTGTGGTATAATTGTTTAATGGTGCAACATATCATAATAGggtttaatttgaatgttttatagTATGGAAAAAGTGTTTAAAGGGAACAAATGTGAACGTGAGCTAGTTCATACATCTACAGGAACTCAACTCTGAACTTGACTTTTTAGGTGTGAACTGGCACAACgcgccagttcacacttaaaaacgGTTTATTTCATAGccatatttaattatttattcatctatttatttacaaaatgttgTTTCAAACAGTATTCCATACAAGAGGTGCAATTATGGTCATAGTGTTAGTACACATTATGATTCAAATGACCATGAAATTGACAAATTGATAATATTTTGTTTGCCACAAATTATAATCTACCTTTTCAGGTGagtttggtgtgatttggacatgCGATTCAATATTAGAAAAGATTAAAGGGTGCAGTATGTAGAATTGAATCATGTTTTGTGGGTAGGATTTGCATCTTGCTGAATACcactcacctcaccctccccccTTCCAAAAATGAGAGAGAACcagtggtagccttcagttgtcataaaatctcaaaaggtgtttagtttttcCAGTTTGGGCTGCTGTACAAAACATGGAGGCCTCAGTAgggaggacccgctcctgatggaaatataaagtatttaaatatgtacGGCCCATCCAAGGGTAAGGaaaaccacagactgtacaatttagatgattaaacaccattgaaaacatcactaggaatATTTGACAtcaaatttctgccaatagatccctttcaactaagtcttacacactggactGTTAATAAACAGGAGGCCAGCGCTTTGCAACAGTCTATAGGGGAGGAGCAAGTTGAGATCAGATAAACAACTGCAGTGGCTGCCAACTGGGCCAAACCGCAGGCCCAAATCGATGAATCATACCATAACCGACTGACACTTACACTCACAGGTGTCGCCAGGGCTGATCTCAGTCAAGGCAACCACATAGTCACCTCTTCATTTGCGATTTGCCTAGAAGCACAACGTTTGTTTTTTGAGTAAACATGAACAGAAATCATGTAAATTCTGTTTCTTTGTAGGAAAAACACTGACTATTGACTTCAATATATTCTCTGCAGGTAAACCAGGCAGTATGAACACAGTTTCCTAACTtccctctgcaccatagacGGTCTACAAGAAGCTttgcacacaacatccagcacacaaacattacaaaGGGACGgcatattgtagaactgtttgaggaggactcactaacgACGGCAAAATCATTTCGAACACAGAACAAGAGAACAGCcatttccaaacatgaaggttCAGAAGGCACACCGTACTGGTGGTTCAGAGCTCCTGCAGACACCTAGGCCTCCAATACAAAATCTCTTGTTGAATTTTAAGGAAGTAACAAGTATTTTTTGCCCTTGATATATCACCCACAACCACACAATGGCATCCTGGGTGGTAGTAAGGGCTGTAAAAAGCAGTTGCACTTCTCACAGCTGTTTGGTCGTGGTATCCAAACTATTTGACAGCTCTCCTGGGCAGCACATAATCAAATTGGGTTACACAGCTGATCCATTCTTTGATTTGACCGTCCCCCTCAGCATCTTGTGGTCCAGAATCCACCAATATCAGCTTACTTCTAATCATCGGCACTGCGACATAGGTACGTTTTTGCTTTCTTACTTTCATATGCACTTTCTCTTACATGATGTTTATGGCATGTCAACACACGAGTATGATTTCACTTTCTGTCAGAGGGAGAAATGAGTGCTGCACATTGACTTATTGGTTGCCTGTaaccatgcaaacacacagaaattaCAAAAGTGCTGGACAAAGGCATGCTGCAAACAGACGCACAGAATGGTTAACTATTATGGCATGCCCTTTTAGTCcaaatttcataaataaatagctaaatagataaataaaaatggctATGAAATAAACcctgaaataaatatttatggcaataaatgtataaatatagcACGTTTTTCAAAGACTTTTGTTTATTTCGttacttttatttcataatgccacatttcattatttcataatgccacatttcattatttcatggGACTTTTATGTCATAAAGTCTGTCTATTTATTTCATGGGACTTTTATACCATAatgcctgtttatttatttcatgggAATTTTATATCATAatgcctgtttatttatttcatgggACTTTTATATCATAATGCCgcatatatttatttcatgggacaatatattttcattctCATATGCAAAAGAACACGCACAAAGGCCCCGCTCAGAGCGACACaagcagtgagatcagagcttgttgACGTCAAGCAGCCGGTCAATGTAGAAGAACCGTGAAACAAGAATTcctctggtcacagctgctcagtgatcagCGCCGCTGTGTCCTGATCAGAGCAGAAattgcagttggtttgtactgAGCTGGACTTtttgtgtcctcctccactctgctctcacttgaactaaaaaacactcatcactagttatcaggacctgatcagcaCATGAAGTAACTAAGTATCTGTTTGGTTCACTCTagagtttatgaggctgcatttaaacatcatgaaaatgacTGGTCAACATGTTGTGCTTTAACACGAGACTTGACGCAcacagtcaggactcagtgttaaaaTGAGCAGAGCGACACGCAGACCTGATCCGACAccatcgattaataactaaacacaTGATCGAAAGTTTATCAcataaatcatcccaataacaaaaaaacaaatgtgaacgTGAACCAGTTCATACATCTACATGAACTCAACTTTGAACTCgttctttttaagtgtgaactggcacaACACGCCAGTGCACCcttataaatgatttatttcacagccatatttatttatttattcatctatttatttatagaatGTTGTCTCAAACAGTATTCCATACAAGAGGTGCAGTTATGGTTATAGTGTTAGTACACTTTATGATTCAAATGACAATGAAATTGACATATTGATAATATTTTTCTTGCCACAAATTATAATTCCAATTTTTAGTTGGAATACCTAACACCTGTTTCCTTTTGACAAACTGAATCATGTTATCATAGCTTATATACTTTGAAACAGGGGATCATTTTAATCCGAATGAATTTGGACTTTTGAGTTCAGATACTTTTCAGAAAATGAGCGTGAACTTTTGAAACTTCTATAACACTTGCAGAGAAACCAAAGAAACCATCTGTTTTCAATTTGAAGAAGTATGTCGTTCTTGAAATTTTGTGTTCTCTAGGGGAAACTGATCATGGAGAGTGCCCTCCCTGTTACTGCTTTCAGTGGCAATGTGACTCCAACTATAAATCACGAATCAAGGTAAGATTAAACCAGCtgagatgacacacacacctccagtaTGTGGTTGATTATTCTGATCAGATCCCACTGTGTTAAAGTCTGCGCTTTGCTGCCgactttgttttcactttccatCTAAGCTGGCTGAGATTTGTTCTTTCTATCTGTGTCCTTTGAATGGAACAGTGACATTCAGTGGCGTTTCTATATTAGGGGCACCTGGGGCACTGCCCCACCAGATCCAGATGAAAAACACCCCATTTCACTATCTTACAGAAAGTGGGGGGAAAAATCAGATCAAGAATTTACTagttatgttatttatttcatttttattgggTTTTCAGTACGACTAACATCATCAAAGTAATTgcatgttgtgcaatagtgcttaaaaagagttaccatagaatggtgtgcctttaggcactcaataaatttggttatcaaaataaaatgtaaaacattaatatttaaaatattaatattaaatcataactttaattggttaaagttctcgcggggcaccacccttcatagaagggaaaagatagccaatttattgattaagatcagtctaatttagatctagttcaattagaaatctcaatattttaccattaaaggttatataatgaacaatgaaggttatggagttcttaacagtgtaacggttggcaaaattcacttatgcaatattaatgacagaacatttgtgaaagaagaacatttattattaacataataaagtataaaaacaatcaagctaactaactaggaggtgtgtgagtgtgtgtgtgaatgttaattagcatgctttaaagaatggtcccaaagataagagcccccccccccccccccccccttcttctgaggtcgCTTCatgggggaaggtttaactaggtgagactatgcgtgtctgtgtgtaggttaatcagataatgataggcagggacaaagcctgtggcgagcctaactagcattaaccttcatttaacttatacctacaacgtcagagcatatatcaaacttgtaaacacacagaattgagtaaacagtcttgcttagcatgtataattattaagcccagattatgttaccagtccgagggaaagaggaaaagaagttgctgttcagtttgcagttctgtgacgtctcctggctttgtggtcgtagagttctgcattcgcgattctgtcgagccgtgtgctcagatgctggttgaagttttcctgcaggacatcgcatcgctacgaggagtttggtagagcttgaagggcgaggagatttccttgaagagtgtgggcaggggagctgccCACACTCTGTTGTCAGAGCAACAGACAtaacagagaggaaaaacaaatataaatcaaaaatgtgtgtattaTATAAGAAAAATCTATATTGGTATGACTGTTGTAAGTCAACCAGATCTGACTCTGCAGTcctgtttaaataaatatccatTTATAGAATGTTTAACTTTTtgacccatatcacatccttccacttcCAAGTGTTGTGGTcatctgtccttttttttatgtataatgtttctaaataacaataataatgaaaatataacatCCTTAGCTGAGGTGTTCTGAAATACTGGATATTTCCTAGTTATTCATATGTCCGTCCTGTCTTTTTCCCCCCAACCCAGCCCAACATCCTACACTGAATACTATAACTACCTTGAGGGGGACTATGGGATGTGTGAGTACGGGCATTATGGAGCCAAATACCTTCCTTTCCTCTACAGCATTATCTTCATCCTGGGCCTTCTGGGAAACTCTCTGGTCATCTGGGTCACCATCTACGGGGTGCGTCTCCGCAGTATGACCGACGTGTGCCTCCTGAACCTGGCCATCGCTGACCTGCTGTTGGTGTGCTCTCTTCCCTTCCTCGCCCACCAAGCCCGCGACCAGTGGCTGTTCGGAGATGCTATGTGCAAAGTGATCCTGGGCatttataatattgttttttactgtGGGATCTTCTTCATCTGCCTGATGAGCATCGACCGGTACTTGGCCATAGTTCACGCTGTTTACGCCATGAGAGCACGGACACGGTCATTCGGACTGGTCGCAGCTGCTGTTACCTGGGTGGCTGGATTTCTGGCTTCATTCCCTGATCTGATCTTTCTCAAATTGCAAATTGCCAACTCGACTACGTTCTGTGCTCCGGAGTATCCCTTAACTGAGTCGAGCGACAacagtttctcttctcttcacttcTGGGGGGTCTTTAGCCTTTTCAAAAAGAACATTTTGGGTCTGCTAGTCCCAGCCCTCATCATGGGGTTCTGCTACTCTCAGATTGTGTGGAGGCTGCTGCACTGCCAGTCGGCCAAGAAACAGGCCATCCGGTTAGTCCTCGCAGTGGTGGTggttttcctctgctgctggctCCCCTATAACATTGCTTTGTTCTTCAAAGCACTGGAGCTCCTGGATCTCTACACAGATTGTGGAAAGAGCCAAGCCATCAGGTTGACTTTACAAGTCACAGAGGCCATTGCCTACGCTCACAGCTGCCTCAACCCCTTCCTGTACGTGTTTGTCGGGGAGAAGTTCAGGAGGCACCTGGTGAGGCTGATAAACACAGCTCCCTGTTGGCTGTGTCGGGTGTTCAAGGTCCACATCCCTCGGGACAGAAGAGGATCACTGTACTCACAAACCACCAGTGTGGACGAGAGGAGCACCGCTGTGTAAAGTCAAGTTCAGGCCACAGTGGCGCTTTGTGAAGGTCGTTTAGATTCAGGTCAAGAATAGGGCAAGATTTTGGCACGTGGCGTTTGAGATAGCCACGTGCCAAAATATATAGGTCTAAAGGAATACAAGAAAGCACATATGACTTTGTATGATTTTTAAAACTTATCATCAAAATTGCGATTTTTCAACTATAACAATATCACCATTACACCATgtactacggtggccctgagagctacggtggccctgagagctcaacgaacttTGGCCACTTTGTATTTGCTGTagatttctgtaatgtgttatGTTgagttgtgaaattgatgaagatgttttcttaccttgcttgtgttttgtgaacttgcatgtgttttcttaagttcttaaggagctctcagggccaccgtaataCGCAGATTTGACCATTTACACGTTTCAATATTTCTCTACATTCAAATCTTGATATTCTTACTAtatacacttttttatttttatatacatttctctctttttttataaactCTGTGGAGTACGTTAGATTtaatatgtaatgtaaatagTTAATACCTCAGCAGGGCATATACAGTATGTTTCAAGCCAACATGTGACTTGCACTTGTCCCTCTTGGCAGCTTGAGCAAAAGTCTTAATGCATCCTGAAGCATATTCAGTTTCGCATGTCTATAGCAGCACCACTTTATAAAATGGAGAACAGTAGGCTTGAAAATATGCTTTTCAAACAACACCTGCTTAGAACATTTGCACGATATGTTTGCGATATTTTAAAGTGAGCTTTTTAACAGATTGCATCTGCACCTGCAAGTACGACGTagtatatttttaaaaacgTCTTTTCCCTTGTACTCACATACTATTAGCTGAAGCCACCGTGACCTCATTTAATCATGGGTGGCACAAAACAACAGCAGGAGTGTTATATAGATTCTGACCATAGCGGTTaggttcagaaaaaaaaaagaagtttatTGACACCTCTGTCACACATGCCTCCGTTTTCTTGGTATCAAACAGTTTCACAGCACAAAAAGCTTGCTGCTGCATCGGGAAGCTATATGTGCATTGCAAGCTTCACAGCTTTCTGCAGCAAACCGTTTGCACTAAATCCAGAAAAAACCACGACATCAAAGGGGAAGGATGTCACCAAGCTGCCATTTTAACATGTCTAGCATTTGTGAATCCAAGCATTTTATcataacattttgaatatttctaCATTATGCATTTCATAAAATGTCATAATAATGGAGGgtgaaattactttaaataataatatatatatatgtatatgtatatgtatatgtatatgtatatgtatatatatacatatatatgtgtgtattctATCCAAATTACTAAATAATACTCATTATTTGACCATTACTTGGCAGATATTTTGAAACTATGTCACCCAAATGATCTAAAGCTCAATACAATTCCATTATCAGTCTTTTCTCAAAGGGTTTCTATTAATTCTGTACCATAGTTAACTAAATGTAACATGGGTTTGTTACATTTAAAGAAGATATTGAAGGGATGACACGATAAAACATCAACTTATTCCTTCCTATTTCAGATATGAGTGACAATGCGAGCACAATACAACCGCAGCATCCCCCGCCCCCAGCCCTAATTTCAGAACATCCTGTCTGTAGCCGGCTGTCAGTGAGGCGAAACGTCAACAGAGATGCAGGAGACTCACGGCAGCACTTTCTAACCTTGAGTGTAATAAAAACCCAGACATGTCAAGTGGGCCGCGTGCTGGACCGTACCAGCATGTTGCTCCTCTGAGGGTATCAACGATATCAGGTTTTCATCTTATTCTGAAAAGCATACTGTGAACACTTGGTTTTGGTTTTAGTC
The DNA window shown above is from Platichthys flesus chromosome 11, fPlaFle2.1, whole genome shotgun sequence and carries:
- the cabz01093075.1 gene encoding C-C chemokine receptor type 4; translation: MCEYGHYGAKYLPFLYSIIFILGLLGNSLVIWVTIYGVRLRSMTDVCLLNLAIADLLLVCSLPFLAHQARDQWLFGDAMCKVILGIYNIVFYCGIFFICLMSIDRYLAIVHAVYAMRARTRSFGLVAAAVTWVAGFLASFPDLIFLKLQIANSTTFCAPEYPLTESSDNSFSSLHFWGVFSLFKKNILGLLVPALIMGFCYSQIVWRLLHCQSAKKQAIRLVLAVVVVFLCCWLPYNIALFFKALELLDLYTDCGKSQAIRLTLQVTEAIAYAHSCLNPFLYVFVGEKFRRHLVRLINTAPCWLCRVFKVHIPRDRRGSLYSQTTSVDERSTAV